CCCTTTCATCTGGACGCTGGGTTTACAAACAGGCTATTTACTGTTACTGTGTTATAAACAATATAtgccatatataatatttacagaTACTGTGCTATAAACTGTGGCAAAAAGTTATAAAtgaattattactgtattataaaCACGACATTTCCTGTTATTACTATGCTATAAACAGTGGTTTTAAGTAGCAGTGATATGTTATTACTATGTTGTAAATAATGCTATTACATACTATTACTACGATATAAACAGTGCTATGaatctactattaattactgGTACTATATTCTGAGCGATGTTATAAAGATgctattatgtattattacttaGCTATAAACTGTGCTGTGAATGTTCTATTCATTAGTATCGACAGATTATGACATTGCAATTATTCACTATTACTATATCAGGAAGTTGctattagttattattacttTGCTATAAACAATACATTGACGCTGCTATTATTTACTATTACTACATTATAAACAGTGCTGCAAATTTACTATTAATAGATTATGAAGTTGCTATAATAGGTTACTATTACTATGCTATAAACAGTGAAATGTAGTTGCAATAACAATGGTATAAACAATGCAATGAATGTGCtgttaattactattattattatgaatttgCAGTTAATCACAATTACTTTGTTATAAACAGTGCTATAAAtgtactattactattattataaagCTGCTATTATTTCCTATTAATATGCTATAAACAGggctgtaaagttgctgttatttattattataaacagttCTACAAAATTGCTATTGTTATATTATGAATTTGTTATGAATTACTATTACTATGTTATAAACTAAGCTTAAaatttactattactattattatagaGCTGCTATTACGTCCTAGTACTATGCTATAAACAGTGCTGTAATgttgctactattattattactatgttATAAACAGTGCATTCAAATTTACTATTAATATAGTATGAATTTGCTGTTCATTACTATTACTATGTTATAAACTAAGCTTAAAAtgtactattactattattatagaGCTGCTATTACTTCGTATTACTATGTTATAAACAgtgctgtaaagttgctattatttattattactatgttATAAACAGGGCTACAAATTTACTATTAGTATAGTATAAATTTGCTGTTAATTACTATTACTATGTTATAAACAgtgctgtaaagttgctattagCTACTAATACTGTGTCATAAGCAGTGCTATGCATATTTAattttgtttgattttattATAACGTTGTTATTATTTGCTATTACTACTCTATAAACAGTGCTATGTATTTGCgttatttattaattgtatgATTTACAGATTTTCGGGTAGCTTTTCAATAAGGTGACTGATTTGATTCAGAGCAGCGTTTATTAAACGAGGGCCGCGGCAATGAAGCGAGGCTCCTCGTACGCAGCTGTTCCTCTATAAGCTGGACGCTGGGTTTGCAGACAGTACTGTGACCGGCCTGAAGCACACTGAAAGGCCGGACCGTGCTGATGTAACACACCAGAACCGAATCCAGTCCCCTCGTATCCCGCCACTGTTTCCCTCCGCTCACTCCTCGACAGTGTCAGGCGTCGGCACGGGGCTTTCTACTGCTGATTTGGACGCAGGGGTCAGTTTGGTCAGGGGTCGTAGCTCTTCTGTGCTGTTGTCAGGCACCAGTGGATGAAGAAAACGCAGGGTCGAGTCTGTAGCCGTGTCTCTGGGCTTGTTTTCATGTGTGAAGCAGTCTGGATAAGGTCAGAGGGCACATGCCCGAGCTGTGGCCCCTGATGCTTTCATGGCTTGGCTGTTGATTGGCCTTGTATGAAACGATAGGCGGGCATTTCTACAGTTCCTAGTTCGTAGGCCTTGTTTAGGATCTGCAAAATACCGTAATCGTCATAAATCAGATCGTAAAAATCGATGTCGTCCGAAAGGTCTGGTTGGAAAGTGCTGATATGAatggttggtttgttttttgAGTTATTTGAGCTGTTAAAAACAGCCTGGCTTTCGAAAAGGCAGCTATTAAACACTTCCGATCAAAGCTACGCCATCTGCCCCAAACAGCCTGACATTTAAAGAGGCCTGGAGTTGCTTTATTACTCTCGCCACCCTCACAAACAACAGTAAAGAGCAGCTCGGGCATGCCACGAGTTCCAGAGTCGGCCCTTTCAACTGTGCGCCGTCATCTGCTAGACCTGCTCGGCAAATAGTTCGAACAGTGTGTCACTGATGAGGGCTCTGTAAATGAACTGAGGCTGAGTGCTTCTCTGGTATTTCCCCTTTCAGTCGGACACCAAGAAGTGCTGAGAATTCACCGCACTTAAAGGTTTCGTTTAAATATGTGTCCTGTCCCGTCCTGTCCCAGCAGATacgacagaaaaaaataaaaaaataaaaagttgatttagcatttttaaatattggcGAGCTTCTTGTTTCTAAGTAATGGCTtattaaattcattatttatatatatttatatttattattatttattttattatttattctatgtTAATTTTGTATTAAAGACATGTTTTAAgaaaataagttattatttggagatgtttttttaaaatatttaaaatattagcaATTAAGGAATTATGTCATTTCGAGATCAAGGTTCTGGAAGTTATAATTtccagatataaaaaaaaaaataaaaaaaaataaatgaggtACTACATTTGACATAACCAGATATGAGGGAAATTAAATCCTAATTTTGAGATgaagtcaaaagtttggacattaCATCAGTATTTTTATAATACTAGCTAAATCAAAATATTGAGAAATTAAGCAGTTTTGAGGTATTAAGTCACATTGAgaacataattaattattatgtcaagataacaaacaaaaaatctgaGATGTAAAAATTTGAGATGCTAAATCAAACGTTTGGGAAATTAAGTCATTTATTCCAGATAGTAGCTACACCAAATTTAGAAAAATGAGATACTTTTGAGATACTGAATTAAAATTTTGAGGACATAAGCCAGAAGTTTGAGATATTAAGCAATGAAGTGGATACTAAAACagaattttattaaaataagccagaattttgaaatattaaataatttaggGAAAGTAATTCATTTTGTTAAGGTtaagccatttttttttcatcttaaGAAAGAAATCTGAAGTTTTTATGGAAATTAAGTCataattttgagatactaattATTATTCAGGGAAAGTAATTTATAGTTTTaggaaaataaattaaaatattgaaaaaaggTTGCTATAATATTAGTCAAAATATTGAGaaaataatattacatataaataatattaaataatactgAATGAGGGGAATgaaaacatatatatgtatacacaaaatacattaCATCAGCAAAGTTATCAACAATAAGccaatatttaatattcatatttcagcatctCCATGTTTCTCCTTTAGCGAATTAAGTCTGATCACATTTCTCTACCGTCTCTCTCCCTTCAGCTGGACGCAAAGAAGAGCCCGCTAGCCCTGCTGGCTCAAACCTGCTCCCAGATCGGCAAGCCGGACCCTCCTCCATCCTCCAAGCTCAGCTCACTGTCCTCCAGCAGCCTCGGGGAGAAGGACAGCCGCTCGTCCGGTTCAGGCCTCAAGTCTGGAGAGCAGCACCAGGGCGGGGAGGACAAGTCCAGCTTCAAGCCCTACTCCAAAAGTGGCTCGGAAGGATGCAGGAAAGACGGAGCTGGCATCAACGGTGCAACTGAGAAATCTGGGTTCAGGGTGAATTCGTCTGCTTCCTCGTGTCCCACATTCCCTCCTCTTGCCTCATCCCCAAGGACCAGCTCGCCATCCCAGCACGGCCTGGGACAGACGCATGGGCACCGGCAGACCCAGTCTCCGCCTGTACAGAAGGCGTCCCAAGCCCAGGTTCCTCACGTGGACTCCAAAGACTCTGCagacagcagcagtagcagcagcagcagtagcagtataagcattagcagcagcagcgagcGTGGTGGCGGCAAGAAAGACTCGGACCATGGCAAAGCAGGTCTCGACAATGCCCAGCTGGCTAATTCTAGCCATGTGCGTGCTACCGCTAACTCCAGCAGTGGAAGTTCCTCCAGCAGCCCTCAACCTTCGGACGGCAAGGCCGAATCCCAGCCGTCCCTGACTGCGTCCGGCCACATTGCACCAGTGTCCCCATTCAAGCCTGGCCACTCTGTCTTCCCCCTGCCTCCCTCCACCATGGGCTACCATGGTTCCATCATTGGCGCCTACGCAGGGTACCCGTCTCAGTTTGTCTCCGGCTTGGATCCTGCCAAGTCCGGTCTGGCCGGGATGGCCGTCCCTGGGAAACATCCGAGCTCCAGTCCACTCACAGGTGCTTCTCCACCCTCCTTCATGCAAGGCTTGTGCCGGGACCCATACTGCCTCACCTACACCAATGCGCCTCACCTCGGTGGGGGCAGCAATTGCACCAACTGCGTCCACGacccttcctcttcttctctaaAGTCAGGCTTCCCACTTATGTACCCATCCCCACACCTCCACGGCCTCCATTCAAGCTCCCTATCGTCCGCGGCCTCCGGCTCCCTCTCCCATCCGCTCTACACCTACGGATTCATGTTGCCTAGCGATTCCCTGCCCCATGCCTGCAACTGGGTGTCTGTGGCGGGACCTTGCGACAAGCGCTTTGCCACGTCTGAGGAACTCCTGGCCCATTTGCGCACACATACCGCCCTCCCCGGAGTGGACGGCAAGCTCCTGTCTGGGTATCCTTCTTCCATGTCTTCCGTGTCCTCCTGCCACCTCCACTTGCCCCCTCCCAGCAGTCCAGGGGCGCTTCCGAGCTCGTTTTCTCTACGAGGGTCGCCCGGGCTCGGCCTGGCCAGGTATCACCCCTACGGCAAAGCCCATCtgtctggagctccatcactccctATGCACTCTCTCCCTGCCACAGCGCCCTACTACTCACCTTACGCCCTCTACGGGCAGAGACTGGGATCAGCGTCGGCACTGGGGTACCCCTGATGGACACGGCAAAAGGGACAAGGGCAAGACGTCTTTCGGTAAAAGAAGCTCCTGGCCAAACTGCAAGGCGGGGTGGAGTGGCTTAGGGCGGATGTGCAAGAGCGAACGGAAGGTGTTTACTCTGGGAAAGGAGAGAATGCGCTTCCGAATAACAGCAGAACTGGTTActttgttttaattttatttgatGATCAAAGTTTTATTtcaatctattaaaaaaaaagtatatttatttttctctcgAGCGCTTGGCTTTCTACACGGGACAGATGTACCAAATTCATTAGCTGTCACTTTGGCACAAGAACGATATTTTCCAAGTGATTGCTGTTCCCACAATGCATTTTTATAACAATACAGCTTTGCTAATATGGACGTTTGGGCGTATTGATCTTTCAGTCATCACTCGTTTTcttgtttttcccttttctatGTCACTTTTCCTTTTGTGCGTCAGGTCTTTCTCGCGTCTTGGCTCTTTCTCGGGCACTCCGGCGAGCACAGCTTGTCTGACAGCCAGTTTGTTCGTGAAAATTGgccactttttttgttttgtacgtGTACAATTCAAAGGATACgacacaaacagacagacttGATATATTTTCTATCGTGACGGATGATTCTGCAAGCTCACTGAAGGAATCGGGGGGGGACGGGAAATGAATACGAGAAGAGTAATATGTAGAGATGGCGGTGCTATCCATTTAACAGAATGTCTTATTTTGTGTAATAAATGAAACTTGGTTACATTTATTCCTGTGTTTCTCTTTTCTCAGTATTAACGACATTTAGTGGGTCTGtaccagcagggggcgctgccagggattttgagCCCCACAATAAGATGTTACACTGGGCCCTACATCCCCagaattctgccaaaatactcaattaatacatttttagggtcTGTATCAGTCACAGGCCCTAAGGATCGCGCTGATTTCCCCCTTCATGCAGCGCTTCTACAGCTGACTATGGCCGAGTATGGCCAAAATAAATGAAACGGCCCACAACCTACGATTTTCCTCAAATTTGTTTTTGCTATTGTGCATTCTGAtaagactgatatatatatatatatatatatatatatatatatatatatatatatatatatatatatatacatacaccatatgtccaaaagtttgtggacacctattctaataaacacacacagcttagtaCAGTcgcagtagagaagtactgctaatagaataggactatttAAGGcagatcagcaaacatcatgaaccttttggcaccatgttgtctaataatgccagacgtgggctatagaggggtataaagcccccccccagcattgaggatctgtggagcagtggaagaactgtgttctctggaatgatggatggtggagctccatccagtacttttgggagttgGTTTGGGATGCGCTTGTCTCTATATGCAATCAAATTATCACAGCTAtgttcttccaaaatctagaaagGCTGGAACAAAAGAAGGaacaactctttttaatacccttgaaatcaggagaaacagtgaacgagcaggtgtcccaatacttttgtccacatagtatgTTCTGTTCTCGTGCCTCATTCTGGAGCAGTCTGGGAtcaaacactccttataacgtCAGTGTGGGTGAACGGgggaggggctaaactactgAAGGGTCCTgatttttatgacatcacataAACAAAGACTTTACAATGGGGCGGTTTAGACGGCTTAGCGTCCACGTACGGACTGTACGGACTGAAGGGTGTGGGCTTTTTAtggtatgggccctttaaaaagacaacagagaaacagaagggagtgtgttcactgcaagGAGTCTGTCTCTCGGTCCATTAGTGAGAACCATGGGCCGATTCTGAGCATTAAGGTGAGACTGCAGTGTTAGTCACCTTTGCTCATTTGTGCCTCCGCAGTGCAAAACGCTGCTTCAGCACTGGACAGGCCAGTGGCTCTTAAACACAGCTCTATAGGAGGCCTCTAATAACCCACGGGAGCCCTGAACCCACTCTCTGCAAAATCGCTGATGGATTGCTCTGCTACACAAAGGCCAAAAGACGACAACAGGAGGCTGTTAATGGAGAAATATTTATCAAGTGCCCTGACGCGACCCCCAAGAGGACCGTCCAGTCCTTATTGTTGGAGCTCTGTATGGGGTGTGGAGCGCTCAGTGGAGATTGTGAAGCTGCtgtggaggttttttttttgcaaaatcaGCCTCAAGGGTCTGATTGTGCCTATATTTACTAGGGTTATCACTGGTATTTTTTAGTACATTGGGGTTTCAGTGGAAGTTGATGGAAAAAGATGATCTTATAAgccattttagagcatttctattggtcagtttgtCGTGAAATTTGGACAAAAGCATGAAAAATGTCCAATGTTCAAATAGTAAGCGTGTGCTACTGCTCAAAAGTGTGGCATCCTTGGTTCACAATGCTGCTGCCTGAGGTCTGGGACAGTTTTAGCATAGTTTTGAGAAGGTTATGGGCCTAAAACATAGAATTCCCCCTCCtttaatggtggagggatacatgctgtaTACAAGTGTTATAAGACAAAATATAGTCCCCAAGAAAAGTATTCAGATTTGCCCACATTACACATAAAAATCCGAAgacacatggtggtggtaggttCGCTGGTGGGTTTAGATGTGGctacatttgtgttgtagtcatggcgaccgacaccCGGGTCAATTCTTTATTTGTTCTGCATTTCATTAGGAAATATGAATTCCGAAATGATCCATGTGTTCAAAGATCAAGATTGTTAAAATTACAAAACACTGCATACATATAATAACATTTTGTTTAAATCACTTAATAACCATAAGAagtgtttccaaacttttgaacggcCTGTATAACGGGCGGTTATACATATTCATTGGGGGTATTGAGAGTAATTCCTTTGTGTACATCGTGTACTTCTTGAAGGCTTTAAAAACAGGCTGTTAGCAGGCTGGTCACAAAGTGGTTGGTGgcagggtgggggtggtggagggggttGGAGCGGGGGGTGGAGGGGACTGGGACTTCACaaacacccctacacacacacacacacacacattctcagtTCATTAGCACTTCAGACAGGAGAGGACACTGCACAGGTGTCACTTGACAGGACCATTAACTAAATAGATCACACCAGCAAGCCTCGCCTACCCCGGCTCGTCCAGCAAGGTCAGGGTGGCCTGCTAAAGCCCCGTACCGTGGTTTTaatcggagagagagagacaaagacccCGGAGAGAGAAGGACAGCAGACTGTTATCCAGATAAAACTGGGTGGAAGTGATTTATTGaattatacatacacactgtgAAGCGATCTAAGAATATTCCCAAGAATGAAATAGTTCAGATGTAAACACGGTCATTAGGAGCTGAACGGacatggtggtgaatggaagcagacaGCCAAACCtttaaaagctccctcacaaaAAGTTCTTCCACTgaatggtgatgaagacactGCCTGATCTGGCTGCATGTGACTAGGCATCAATATTCCCACTCATTATTAAGTTATTATGGGATACTAAGTTGATATTATGAGATATTAAGTCATTAATCTGAGATACtgtgtcattattttgagatatttaGTCACTATTTTGAGATAAAAAGTCATTATGTTGAGATACTTAGTCactattttgagatattaagtcattattttgagatactaagtcattattctgagatcatatctcattattttcagatactaagTCACTATTTTAAGATACTCACATTATTTTGAGTTAATAAATCATTACCTTGAGATACTAAGTCTACTATgccattattttgagatacgcAGTCACTATTTTTAGATCCtatctcattattttaagatactaaGTTACTATATTGATATcctatctcattattttgagagacattattttaagatacattattttgagataataAATCGTTAccttgagatactaagtcattattttgagatactgtttcattattattatactatctCATTATTTTTAGATGTGTTATGCTTTTTGGATGAAATTCCATAACTGCTTCCATCACTCTCCACAAGATCAGAGAAAAGTTTTAACCTTCTTTTGGGAATCCTAAAGGCCTTACGGCCTGATCGGTGCTGCCCCTAGTGCGAGCGAAGCGCAACTACAGTAACCTTAATTATGTCAGCTGCTTCTTTGCAAATGGTTTCGAAGGTGTTTCTGAACAGGTGGTGCTGGTGTGGCTATCAGGAGAGTCCATTATGGTTGTTAATCAGGTGACCTTAATGTGGTCATTAATGTGCAGCAAAGAGAAAAGAGGGGCAAGAGAAGGAAAAGGTGGAACAGAGGGGGAACCTCCTCCTAACcgaggggaagggggggggggtactgggCTGATTCGGCTGTCACCCAGTTCACACTCGTTCATCATGTCCTTCCCTTCACTCtgctttctttccatctctctcctcATACATTCCACTGTCCCATTTATcttccaccctctctctctctctctctctgtctctctctctgtctctgtctctgtctctgtctctctctctctgtctctctctctctctgtctctctctctgtctccagcTGAGTCAATATGCAGACACTCCGTTTCTGTCGCCtgggtgtgtgtgaatgtgactgtgtgtgtgtgtgtgtgtgtgtgtgtatgagtggtggagctgggggtgCAGGGGCAGGGGGGGCAGAGTTAATTTAAGTCCCTGACCAGTGTCTGCCCAGCAGGGCTACACCTGTTTGattgatctctctctcctcctctcttctgtcCCATGGGGTTTAGAAAGGAGGTGGTGAAAAGGAGGGgctgggggaggaggagggggtagAGGGGTGAACAGGGGGCTACTGAGGCTGCTGACTAGCCCCCCTGCTCAGTCAGCAATAggctagtgtgtttgtgtgtgtgtttgttttcatagaCTTCCAGGACAAGAATGTACTGATTTTGCAGGAGAGCCAGAAAACATCAGTTCTAAGCTACAGAACCGACCAGGCTTTGACCGCTAGATAGGACTGTCCATACTGTCAGTGTGACGGAAAGTCGgaaatggggtgtcctaacattTACGGGCATCTTTGATGTCTGTCCGAGTATTTCTGGAACAATTCTGAGAGGCTGACGTCCAGGAAAGAAGCCCCTGGTCTAAAGTCCAACCCCATGGAACAAGACAAAGGGTGAGGccttcaaccccaagaacactggactagctgttaagcatggtggtggtagcatcgtgctctggggctgttcggctgccagtggaactggagGGAATAATGAAGAAATGCATCTGCGAACAACCTATTTGAACTGgggtccacagctcaatgctggggggctttatactcctctagcccatgcctggcattattaggcagcatggagccaatagggtcatgatgttgatctgctgcagagagtcctctacagggactagacaagctgtgtgtgtgcatttgcacatctgtgtcagcaatgggtgcaacttaaagtagctgaatgtattcattagaaggggtgtccacaaatatttggacatataatgtacgTACATGTACAAacgtacatatatatatatatatatatatatatatatatatatatgacctcATGTCCTGACAAGGTATAaaaactagtgtgtgtgtgtgtgtgtgtgtgtgtgtgtgtgtgtgagctgtatTCAGTCTCTGCAGTGTCCCGGGCAGGCGGCCGACAGCCCCAGTGATTAATGACGACAGGGTGTGGAGTTGCTCTCCAATTAGCCGCCAAGTCCACACCGCCTCCCTGGCCTGACAGGCTCGacctgcgagagagagagagagagagagagagagaggcagtctatcttctttttctttccttttactTTCGCTGTCTtactttctgtctgtctctctgtctgtctctctg
This Salminus brasiliensis chromosome 20, fSalBra1.hap2, whole genome shotgun sequence DNA region includes the following protein-coding sequences:
- the znf703 gene encoding zinc finger protein 703, whose amino-acid sequence is MSESPCGSTASSRRESPTSPEEIPLFVSVPPSARVSAPVPPPPSDPARKGHRLPVRILAMLSAHTGHVLHPDYLQPVTIELDAKKSPLALLAQTCSQIGKPDPPPSSKLSSLSSSSLGEKDSRSSGSGLKSGEQHQGGEDKSSFKPYSKSGSEGCRKDGAGINGATEKSGFRVNSSASSCPTFPPLASSPRTSSPSQHGLGQTHGHRQTQSPPVQKASQAQVPHVDSKDSADSSSSSSSSSSISISSSSERGGGKKDSDHGKAGLDNAQLANSSHVRATANSSSGSSSSSPQPSDGKAESQPSLTASGHIAPVSPFKPGHSVFPLPPSTMGYHGSIIGAYAGYPSQFVSGLDPAKSGLAGMAVPGKHPSSSPLTGASPPSFMQGLCRDPYCLTYTNAPHLGGGSNCTNCVHDPSSSSLKSGFPLMYPSPHLHGLHSSSLSSAASGSLSHPLYTYGFMLPSDSLPHACNWVSVAGPCDKRFATSEELLAHLRTHTALPGVDGKLLSGYPSSMSSVSSCHLHLPPPSSPGALPSSFSLRGSPGLGLARYHPYGKAHLSGAPSLPMHSLPATAPYYSPYALYGQRLGSASALGYP